The Azospirillum baldaniorum genome contains a region encoding:
- a CDS encoding response regulator: MQVLIADDHSIVRSGLTHLVGELDEQANVAAATSFGQLTQLLDQGPYDLVIMDLRMPGLGGLDDVEAVVKRVAPVPVVVFSMIDSPDEMRAVLSRGVRAFIPKSTDDVLVVNILRLVMAGGSYVPPVLGMPGIAQTPAAAKPHEPSVFDGMTRRQLEVLDLLAQGLSNQEIGERLGLNLSTVKTHVTGVLKALGVGSRTQAVLLVKESGRDRLL, from the coding sequence ATGCAGGTATTGATCGCCGACGATCACTCCATCGTTCGCAGTGGCCTGACCCATCTGGTCGGTGAGCTGGATGAACAGGCCAACGTGGCGGCGGCGACCAGCTTCGGCCAGCTGACGCAGCTGCTGGACCAGGGGCCCTACGACCTCGTCATCATGGACCTGCGCATGCCGGGCCTCGGTGGGCTGGACGATGTGGAGGCGGTGGTGAAGCGCGTGGCGCCGGTGCCGGTCGTCGTCTTCTCGATGATCGACTCGCCGGACGAGATGCGCGCCGTGCTGTCGCGCGGGGTGCGGGCCTTCATCCCGAAGTCCACCGACGACGTTCTGGTCGTGAACATCCTGCGTCTGGTCATGGCCGGCGGGTCCTATGTGCCGCCGGTGCTCGGTATGCCGGGGATCGCCCAGACGCCGGCCGCCGCCAAGCCGCATGAGCCGAGCGTCTTCGACGGCATGACCCGCCGCCAGCTGGAGGTTCTCGACCTGCTGGCCCAGGGCCTGTCGAACCAGGAGATCGGGGAGCGGTTGGGCCTGAACCTGTCCACCGTCAAGACCCATGTCACCGGCGTGCTGAAGGCGCTCGGTGTGGGCAGCCGGACCCAGGCGGTGCTGCTGGTCAAGGAATCAGGCCGCGACCGTCTCCTGTAG
- a CDS encoding ABC transporter ATP-binding protein — MTTQSMTTTPLLTVEHLTMRFGGLVAVNDVSFSANNGEITAIIGPNGAGKTTLFNCITGFYTPTVGRLTLRHADGKEFLLERMPGYRISQKASVARTFQNIRLFGGMSVLENLIVAQHNKLIRASGFSIAGLLGLPSYTRTEREAVDLAKYWLDRVRLLEFADWEAGNLPYGAQRRLEIARAMCTEPVMLCLDEPAAGLNPRESGELADLLTYIRDEHKIGVLLIEHDMSVVMTISDHVVVLDYGRKISDGDPAFVKNDPAVIRAYLGEEEDEELPPEIKADLPEVAKRAEEGA; from the coding sequence ATGACGACCCAATCCATGACCACCACGCCCCTGCTGACGGTCGAACACCTCACCATGCGCTTCGGCGGGCTGGTGGCGGTCAACGACGTCTCCTTCTCGGCCAACAACGGCGAGATCACCGCGATCATCGGCCCGAACGGCGCCGGCAAGACCACGCTGTTCAACTGCATCACCGGCTTCTACACCCCCACGGTGGGCCGGCTGACTCTGCGCCACGCCGACGGGAAGGAGTTCCTGCTGGAGCGGATGCCGGGCTACCGCATCTCGCAGAAGGCCAGCGTCGCCCGCACCTTCCAGAACATCCGCCTGTTCGGCGGCATGAGCGTTCTGGAGAACCTGATCGTCGCCCAGCACAACAAGCTGATCCGCGCCTCGGGCTTCTCCATCGCCGGCCTGCTCGGCCTGCCGTCCTACACCAGGACGGAGCGGGAGGCGGTCGATCTGGCCAAATACTGGCTGGACCGCGTCCGCCTTCTGGAGTTCGCGGACTGGGAAGCGGGCAATCTCCCCTACGGCGCCCAGCGCCGGCTGGAGATCGCCCGGGCCATGTGCACGGAGCCGGTGATGCTCTGCCTGGACGAGCCGGCGGCGGGCCTCAACCCGCGCGAGTCGGGCGAACTGGCCGATCTGCTCACCTACATCCGCGACGAGCACAAGATCGGCGTCCTGCTGATCGAGCATGACATGAGCGTGGTGATGACCATTTCCGACCATGTCGTGGTGCTGGATTACGGGCGGAAGATTTCCGACGGCGATCCGGCCTTCGTGAAGAACGACCCGGCGGTGATCCGCGCCTATCTGGGCGAGGAAGAGGACGAGGAACTGCCGCCGGAGATCAAGGCCGACCTGCCGGAGGTCGCCAAGCGAGCCGAGGAGGGGGCCTGA
- a CDS encoding 4Fe-4S dicluster domain-containing protein, which translates to MAISRADLFRGRFRSEARPSQPPAAPSQALEARIGAGCLSYTGIDCRMCGDHCDHGAIRFRPLGRGRWLPIIEEGGCTGCGDCAGVCPVKAVTMEAVAA; encoded by the coding sequence ATGGCGATCAGTCGCGCGGATCTGTTCCGGGGGCGCTTCCGCTCCGAAGCGAGGCCGTCCCAGCCGCCGGCAGCGCCTTCCCAGGCGCTGGAAGCGCGCATTGGCGCGGGCTGCCTGTCCTACACCGGAATCGACTGCCGCATGTGCGGCGACCATTGCGACCACGGTGCGATCCGCTTCCGGCCGCTGGGCCGTGGACGCTGGTTGCCGATCATCGAGGAGGGGGGCTGCACCGGCTGCGGCGACTGCGCGGGCGTTTGCCCGGTCAAGGCCGTGACCATGGAGGCGGTGGCCGCCTGA
- a CDS encoding ATP-binding protein — MVPIGNTTARWMTLRYGLALGVIALCTLAGFVMTERVIDQHADMLEVVNISGRQRMLSQRTALLVEQLRNAPTDAERSALTARLAEATDMFERAHRRLTGADEGPAMGKDVRRLYFDGPEPLNDLVLRHIAALRAVIAAGPAGLPPDMPEADLVTHQALGPLLAGLEDMVARYQEAGERGFATLHNLGFAALILTLLTLCAEVLVIFRPMVRQVQHQFADITRMTQALEQTNVTLEAQVRARTAELHTAKVAAEQAHLAKSRFLAHAGHDLKQPLQAINMFTGMLERQLDKPRSLALVKDLRLAQRSMHDLLNAILDISKLESGVVEPKTANVALFALFDQLEAEFTGIAENKGLRLRVVPTDLSVRTDPFLLERILRNLLTNAVRYTEQGGVLMGCRRRGDSVWIEVYDTGRGIAEADRRRIFEEFVQLDRPDRDRSEGIGLGLAIVDRLARLLGHPLELRSVEGRGTVFAVGVPLVSSLQETVAA; from the coding sequence ATGGTCCCCATCGGCAACACCACGGCGCGCTGGATGACCCTTCGCTACGGGCTGGCGCTCGGGGTGATCGCGCTGTGCACGCTGGCCGGTTTCGTCATGACCGAGCGCGTCATCGATCAGCACGCCGACATGCTGGAGGTTGTGAACATCTCAGGACGCCAGCGCATGCTGTCCCAGCGCACCGCCCTTCTGGTGGAGCAGCTCCGCAACGCCCCGACCGATGCCGAGCGGAGCGCCCTGACCGCCCGCTTGGCCGAGGCGACCGACATGTTCGAGCGCGCCCACCGTCGCCTGACCGGCGCCGATGAGGGGCCGGCCATGGGCAAGGACGTGCGACGCCTCTATTTCGACGGGCCGGAGCCGCTGAACGATCTTGTGCTCCGCCACATCGCCGCGCTCCGCGCGGTGATCGCCGCTGGCCCCGCCGGCCTGCCACCCGACATGCCTGAGGCCGACCTCGTCACCCACCAGGCGCTCGGCCCGCTTCTGGCGGGGCTGGAGGACATGGTGGCGCGCTACCAGGAAGCGGGCGAGCGCGGCTTCGCTACCCTGCACAATCTCGGCTTCGCCGCCCTGATCCTGACGCTGCTCACCCTGTGCGCCGAGGTTCTGGTGATCTTCCGCCCGATGGTCCGGCAGGTGCAGCACCAGTTCGCGGACATCACCCGCATGACCCAGGCGCTGGAGCAGACGAACGTCACGCTGGAAGCCCAGGTGCGCGCCCGCACCGCCGAGTTGCACACCGCCAAAGTGGCAGCGGAACAGGCCCATCTGGCGAAGTCGCGCTTCCTGGCCCACGCCGGACACGATCTGAAGCAGCCGCTTCAGGCCATCAACATGTTCACCGGCATGCTGGAACGGCAGCTCGACAAGCCCCGCTCCCTGGCGTTGGTGAAGGATCTGCGGCTCGCCCAGAGGTCGATGCACGATTTGCTGAACGCCATCCTGGACATCTCGAAGCTGGAATCCGGCGTGGTCGAGCCGAAAACCGCCAATGTCGCTTTGTTCGCTCTGTTCGATCAGCTCGAGGCGGAATTCACCGGGATCGCCGAGAACAAAGGGCTGCGGTTGCGCGTCGTGCCGACGGATCTGTCCGTGCGGACGGATCCCTTTCTCCTTGAGCGCATTCTGCGCAACCTGCTGACCAACGCGGTGCGCTACACCGAACAAGGCGGCGTTCTGATGGGCTGCCGACGCCGCGGCGACAGCGTGTGGATCGAGGTCTACGACACGGGCCGGGGCATCGCCGAGGCCGACCGACGCCGCATTTTCGAGGAGTTCGTCCAGCTCGACCGGCCAGACCGCGACCGCAGCGAGGGAATCGGGCTCGGTTTGGCCATCGTCGACCGGCTGGCCCGGCTGCTCGGCCACCCGCTGGAGCTTCGCTCCGTCGAAGGGCGCGGAACGGTGTTCGCCGTGGGGGTGCCCCTGGTCAGCAGCCTACAGGAGACGGTCGCGGCCTGA
- a CDS encoding OmpA family protein, whose amino-acid sequence MTLRGILLGTALAAMLPTAAMAATEGFYVGAGAGVNWTRDADLRFENTPTDASTSFKLGGIGDISAGYATAAGPRAELEFAWRWRNAIDSTDSSNAAVNGLGGKASSLAFMGNVLYDINTGTAFTPYIGVGAGIAQVRLDLGGFDDRDWVFAYQGIAGVSYALSHNLALTLDYRYFATLDPKFDLGGPAGLASSTVKGEYQNHTIMAGLRYTFGAPAAAPAAAPIAPAAPVQAQPQSEYLVFFDWDKANITAASDKIIGDAAASAGQVRAVSIHVVGHTDTSGSPAYNQRLSLRRADAVKNALVGKGVAANQITVEGKGETQLLVNTGANVREPSNRRAQILIRVQ is encoded by the coding sequence ATGACTCTGCGTGGGATTCTGCTCGGAACGGCGCTCGCGGCGATGCTGCCGACCGCCGCCATGGCCGCGACCGAGGGCTTCTACGTCGGCGCCGGCGCCGGCGTGAACTGGACTCGCGACGCCGATCTGCGCTTCGAGAACACCCCGACGGACGCCAGCACCAGCTTCAAGCTGGGCGGCATCGGCGACATCTCCGCCGGCTACGCGACCGCCGCCGGCCCGCGCGCCGAGCTGGAGTTCGCCTGGCGCTGGCGCAACGCGATCGACAGCACCGACAGCTCCAACGCGGCGGTGAACGGTCTGGGTGGCAAGGCCAGCTCGCTCGCCTTCATGGGCAACGTCCTGTACGACATCAACACCGGCACCGCCTTCACGCCCTACATCGGCGTCGGCGCCGGTATCGCCCAGGTCCGTCTGGATCTCGGCGGTTTCGATGACCGCGACTGGGTGTTCGCCTACCAGGGCATCGCCGGCGTGTCCTACGCCCTGAGCCACAACCTGGCCCTGACGCTGGATTACCGCTACTTCGCGACGCTCGATCCGAAGTTCGATCTGGGCGGCCCGGCCGGCCTCGCCAGCTCCACCGTGAAGGGCGAGTACCAGAATCACACCATCATGGCCGGCCTGCGCTACACCTTCGGCGCTCCGGCGGCCGCCCCCGCGGCGGCCCCCATCGCTCCGGCGGCTCCGGTGCAGGCGCAGCCGCAGTCGGAGTATCTGGTGTTCTTCGACTGGGACAAGGCCAACATCACCGCGGCGTCCGACAAGATCATCGGCGATGCCGCCGCCTCCGCCGGTCAGGTGCGGGCGGTCAGCATCCATGTGGTCGGCCACACCGACACCTCGGGCTCGCCGGCCTACAACCAGCGGCTCTCGCTGCGCCGCGCCGATGCGGTCAAGAACGCGCTGGTCGGCAAGGGCGTCGCCGCCAACCAGATCACCGTCGAGGGCAAGGGCGAAACCCAGCTCCTGGTGAACACCGGTGCGAACGTCCGCGAACCGTCGAACCGCCGCGCGCAGATCCTCATCCGCGTGCAGTGA
- a CDS encoding branched-chain amino acid ABC transporter substrate-binding protein, with protein sequence MNYKLSLLVAVAATAMTASVAKADIAVATAGPITGQYATFGEQMKKGIEQAVADINAAGGVLGQKLKLEVGDDACDPKQAVAVANQLAKAGVKFVAGHFCSGSSIPASQVYAEEGVLQISPASTNPKLTEQNLKNVFRVCGRDDQQGQIAGKYLLENYKGKNVAILHDKSAYGKGLADETQKALNAGGQKEKIYEAYTAGEKDYSALVSKLKQEAVDVVYVGGYHTEAGLLARQMKDQGLNAPIVSGDALVTNEYWAITGPAGENTMMTFGPDPREMPEAKEAVEKFRKAGYEPEGYTLYTYAALQIWAEAAKQANSTDSAKIADVLRKNSYNTVIGKIGFDAKGDVTSPAYVWYRWNNGQYAQVK encoded by the coding sequence ATGAACTACAAGCTTTCCCTCCTCGTTGCGGTTGCGGCGACCGCTATGACCGCCTCGGTGGCGAAGGCCGACATCGCGGTGGCGACCGCCGGCCCGATCACCGGCCAGTACGCCACCTTCGGCGAGCAGATGAAGAAGGGCATCGAGCAGGCGGTCGCCGACATCAACGCCGCCGGTGGTGTCCTGGGCCAGAAGCTGAAGCTGGAAGTGGGCGACGACGCCTGCGACCCGAAGCAGGCCGTCGCCGTGGCGAACCAGCTCGCCAAGGCGGGCGTCAAGTTCGTCGCCGGCCACTTCTGCTCGGGCTCCTCGATCCCGGCCTCGCAGGTCTATGCCGAGGAAGGCGTCCTGCAGATCTCTCCGGCCTCGACCAACCCGAAGCTGACCGAACAGAACCTGAAGAACGTCTTCCGCGTTTGCGGCCGCGACGACCAGCAGGGCCAGATCGCCGGCAAGTATCTGCTGGAGAATTACAAGGGCAAGAACGTCGCCATCCTGCACGACAAGTCGGCCTACGGTAAGGGTCTGGCCGACGAGACGCAGAAGGCGCTGAACGCCGGCGGCCAGAAGGAGAAGATCTACGAAGCCTATACGGCGGGTGAGAAGGACTACTCGGCTCTGGTGTCCAAGCTGAAGCAGGAAGCGGTCGACGTCGTCTATGTCGGCGGCTACCACACCGAGGCCGGCCTGCTGGCCCGCCAGATGAAGGATCAGGGCCTGAACGCCCCGATCGTGTCGGGCGACGCGCTGGTGACCAACGAGTACTGGGCGATCACCGGTCCGGCCGGCGAGAACACCATGATGACCTTCGGTCCTGACCCGCGCGAGATGCCGGAAGCCAAGGAAGCCGTGGAGAAGTTCCGCAAGGCCGGCTATGAGCCGGAGGGCTACACCCTCTACACCTACGCCGCCCTGCAGATATGGGCGGAGGCGGCCAAGCAGGCCAACTCGACCGACTCGGCCAAGATCGCCGACGTGCTGCGCAAGAACAGCTACAACACGGTGATCGGCAAGATCGGCTTCGACGCCAAGGGCGACGTGACCTCGCCGGCCTACGTCTGGTACCGCTGGAACAACGGCCAGTACGCCCAGGTCAAGTAA
- a CDS encoding DUF6867 family protein: MDGVLGSSLPVFLGLTVLVFGGCGVLTGQTLAEGWKPLSSAIAYSILLGLGDRFLVWGLFGGQLLSVYGFVVHTLVIGAITLTTYRISIARRMVSQYPWLYERSGPFGWRERVGGTLAQ; encoded by the coding sequence ATGGACGGCGTTCTCGGGTCCTCTCTGCCGGTCTTCCTGGGCCTGACGGTCCTGGTGTTCGGCGGCTGCGGCGTTTTGACCGGCCAGACCCTGGCCGAAGGCTGGAAGCCGCTGTCGAGCGCCATCGCCTACTCCATCCTGCTCGGCTTGGGCGACCGGTTCCTGGTCTGGGGCCTGTTCGGCGGCCAGCTCTTGTCGGTGTATGGATTCGTGGTGCACACCCTGGTGATCGGCGCGATCACCCTGACCACGTACCGCATTTCGATAGCGCGCCGGATGGTGTCCCAGTATCCTTGGCTGTACGAGCGTTCGGGGCCCTTCGGCTGGCGCGAGCGCGTCGGTGGAACGCTCGCCCAGTGA
- a CDS encoding DUF4383 domain-containing protein translates to MWWRNVTLVYAAAFTAIGILGFIPTFLSPPPEGMTLAVESFHGYLLGLFPVNLLHNVVHLLFGLWGFFAYFSSRLASRSYLRSVAVAYAVLTVLGFIPGLNTLFGLVPLHGNDIWLHAVLAIVAGYVGFMVHETEAGTEKRAEWRA, encoded by the coding sequence ATGTGGTGGCGCAACGTAACGCTGGTCTACGCCGCGGCCTTTACGGCCATCGGCATACTGGGCTTCATTCCGACCTTCCTGTCTCCGCCCCCGGAAGGCATGACCCTCGCCGTCGAATCCTTCCACGGCTATCTGCTCGGGCTGTTCCCGGTGAACCTGCTGCACAACGTCGTGCATCTCCTGTTCGGCCTGTGGGGCTTCTTCGCCTACTTCTCCAGCCGTCTGGCCTCGCGCAGCTATCTGCGCAGCGTGGCCGTGGCCTACGCCGTCCTGACCGTGCTCGGCTTCATTCCGGGCCTGAACACGCTGTTCGGGCTGGTGCCGCTGCACGGCAACGACATCTGGCTGCACGCCGTCCTCGCCATCGTTGCCGGTTATGTCGGCTTCATGGTGCATGAGACGGAGGCCGGCACGGAGAAGCGCGCCGAGTGGCGGGCGTAA
- a CDS encoding ABC transporter ATP-binding protein, whose product MLKVSGVHTFYGAIEALKGVDIEIGAGEIVSLIGANGAGKSTLLMTICGSPRARMGRITFEGQDITQMPTYELVRLGIAQSPEGRRIFPRMSVLENLQMGSITAKPGSFANELERVLTLFPRLKERISQRAGTMSGGEQQMLAIGRALMSQPRLLLLDEPSLGLAPLVVKQIFQAVKDINREQKMTVFMVEQNAFHALKLAHRGYVMVNGKVTMSGTGAELLANEEVRSAYLEGGH is encoded by the coding sequence ATGCTGAAGGTATCGGGCGTCCACACCTTCTACGGCGCCATCGAGGCGCTGAAGGGGGTCGATATCGAGATCGGGGCCGGCGAGATCGTCTCGCTGATCGGCGCCAACGGCGCCGGAAAGTCCACGCTTCTCATGACCATCTGCGGCAGTCCGCGGGCCCGCATGGGCCGGATCACCTTCGAGGGGCAGGACATCACGCAGATGCCCACCTACGAGCTGGTCCGCCTGGGCATCGCCCAGTCGCCGGAGGGCCGCCGGATCTTCCCGCGCATGAGCGTGCTGGAGAACCTGCAGATGGGCTCCATCACTGCCAAGCCGGGCAGCTTCGCCAACGAGCTGGAGCGGGTCCTGACCCTGTTCCCGCGCCTGAAGGAACGCATCAGCCAGCGCGCCGGCACCATGTCGGGCGGCGAGCAGCAGATGCTGGCCATCGGCCGCGCGCTGATGAGCCAGCCGCGGCTGCTGCTCCTCGACGAGCCGTCGCTGGGCCTTGCTCCGCTGGTGGTGAAGCAGATCTTCCAGGCGGTGAAGGACATCAACCGCGAACAGAAGATGACGGTGTTCATGGTCGAGCAGAACGCCTTCCACGCGCTGAAGCTCGCCCACCGTGGCTATGTGATGGTCAACGGCAAGGTCACCATGTCAGGGACCGGTGCGGAACTGCTGGCGAACGAGGAAGTTCGCTCGGCCTATCTGGAGGGAGGTCACTGA